Proteins encoded by one window of Larimichthys crocea isolate SSNF chromosome V, L_crocea_2.0, whole genome shotgun sequence:
- the LOC113745773 gene encoding golgin subfamily A member 6-like protein 22, with protein MTGFIARGSQPEGSLDRANEVNVFFNRFSGLTGASVQPSLRKEGEARCPEGILLKARWLKNHGGGCEEITFRRPNEDYIKRADIHQLYQNSIVRDLNSKVLNRIHCDIENNWMIENKKIEKERAKHENMKHEQMIRLKNEEAQMREQQEFLNKRLQAQSVAQAQRRQISEKECEKRRQQHQELNAERAMLNERIAREARERSRQAEELAESKKRELRARTEEIFEKRLDREREAQLVLLEEQRTELARLELEEKRRQRKTEQAEKFRQLQIPKQIVSDKLAAFKDEQAINVSLRERQRLERDVALIEAEREKQPAIDAERKAQVLESIAAHRQSVMWETETKKREERQRAVEERKAQIAEHRLFLEHQRLRAQEIKEKNIQLMRDNEMMAAEKRARLEQQRKEEHDAAVRKAEEVQRRDERLQQHVAGELRKATEVLHCGRVLLRPTHKLLPMHLQPRPPTRVPAASPIYGT; from the exons ATGACTGGATTCATAGCGAGGGGGAGTCAGCCTGAGGGAAGCCTGGACAGAGCCAATGAAGTCAATGTGTTTTTCAACAGATTCAGTGGACTGACAGGAGCCTCAGTTCAGCCCTCTCttaggaaggaaggagaagcCAGGTGTCCGGAGGGAATACTCCTGAAGGCCCGCTGGTTAAAAAATCACGGTGGTGGTTGTGAGGAGATTACATTCAGAAGACCTAACGAGGACTATATTAAGAGAGCTGATATCCATCAGCTGTACCAAAACAGCATCGTTAGGGACCTGAACAGCAAAGTCCTTAACAGGATCCACTGTGACATAGAAAATAACTGGATgattgaaaataagaaaatagaaaaggaaagggccaaacatgaaaatatgaagcaTGAACAAATGATACGGCTGAAAAATGAAGAAGCTCAGATGAGAGAGCAACAGGAGTTTCTGAACAAAAGACTCCAAGCCCAGTCTGTAGCTCAAGCTCAGCGTAGACAAATTTCAGAAAAGGAGTGTGAGAAGAGAAGACAGCAGCACCAGGAGCTGAATGCTGAGCGGGCAATGCTCAATGAGAGGATTGCGCGAGAAGCCCGGGAGCGCAGTCGTCAGGCAGAAGAACTAGCCGAGTCGAAGAAAAGGGAA CTGAGAGCTCGCACAGAAGAGATTTTTGAAAAAAGACTGGACCGTGAGAGAGAGGCCCAATTAGTGCTGCTAGAGGAGCAGAGAACCGAGCTTGCTCGTCTTGAACTGGAAGAGAAGAGGCGCCAAAGGAAGACTGAGCAGGCCGAGAAGTTCAGACAGCTCCAGATACCCAAACAAATAGTTTCAGACAAACTGGCAGCCTTTAAAGATGAGCAGGCTATTAACGTGTCTctgagagaaaggcagagactAGAAAGGGATGTGGCTTTAATTGAGGCTGAACGTGAAAAGCAGCCTGCAATAGACGCAGAGAGGAAAGCTCAAGTACTTGAGTCCATTGCTGCCCACAGACAAAGTGTGATGTGGGAGACGGAGAccaagaaaagagaagagcGTCAGAGGGCTGTGGAGGAACGGAAGGCTCAAATTGCGGAGCACCGGCTTTTCTTGGAGCATCAGAGGTTGAGGGCtcaagaaatcaaagaaaaaaacatccagctgATGCGGGACAATGAAATGATGGCGGCTGAAAAACGTGCTCGCCTTGAGCAGCAAAGAAAGGAAGAGCATGATGCTGCTGTGAGGAAGGCCGAGGAGGTACAACGGAGGGACGAAAGACTCCAGCAACATGTTGCTGGGGAACTTCGTAAGGCCACAGAGGTGCTTCACTGTGGCAGGGTCCTCCTGAGGCCCACCCACAAACTCCTGCCCATGCACCTCCAGCCCCGTCCTCCCACACGCGTCCCTGCAGCGAGCCCCATCTACGGGACGTAG
- the LOC113745777 gene encoding uncharacterized protein LOC113745777, with translation MLVLFMEGSRRIVRLGPFPQTARTVNLMTVKVRKWTRRNGSLQGALSAAEKQRRYRARRDADPERREKYLLKEKENYKKDLQSGKRKNISQVSAREHRQQRRKWRETFYRLKERKRALQEVLATPPHSPEPALDVQPSFSRQRDQGQKTKYKLMKQNDELHSRLKNVTRRKNKYKKQVQRLKRKNESPRTKVNRQIRQLPHAAIRKTLFFHHVLIENIRNKYRNAQGERERQIISKVITGQVMKKYRLQRIAQASVGFSNRRWQNVTDGYTYQRMRKRGIGNYLVDGVRAFYERDDVSRITTGKKQTITVKKTKKQKRFLFPRPTSHR, from the exons ATGTTAGTACTTTTTATGGAAGGAAGCAGGAGGATTGTCAGGTTAGGGCCATTCCCACAGACAGCGAGGACAGTGAACTTGATGACAGTGAAAGTGAGGAAATGGACCAGGAGGAATGGATCCCTTCAG GGAGCATTGAGCGCTGCTGAAAAGCAGCGGCGGTATCGAGCCAGGCGTGATGCTGATccagagagaagggaaaaataTTTACTCAAGGAAAAGGAGAATTACAAGAAAGATCTGCAGTCAGGCAAGAGAAAGAACATTAGTCAAGTCAGTGCCAGAGAGCATCGACAACAGCGCAGAAAGTGGAGGGAGACATTCTACAggctgaaggagagaaaaagggcACTACAGGAGGTCCTTGCCACTCCTCCACACAGCCCAGAACCAGCTCTAGATGTGCAGCCCAGCTTCTCaag GCAACGTGATcaaggacagaaaacaaaatataagttgatgaaacaaaatgatgagTTACACAGTCGTCTGAAAAATGTAACACGaagaaagaacaaatacaaGAAACAAGTTCAAAGGttgaaaaggaaaaatgagTCTCCACGTACAAAAGTTAACCGACAAATAAGACAGCTTCCACATGCGGCCATTAGAAAGACTCTCTTCTTTCATCATGTTTTGATTGAGAACATTAGGAACAAGTATAGAAATGcacagggggagagagaaaggcagatcATTTCCAAAGTCATAACAGGGCAGGTTATGAAGAAGTACAGGCTGCAACGGATTGCACAGGCTTCAGTGGGTTTTTCAAATAGAAGATGGCAGAATGTAACTGATGGCTACACCTACCAACGGATGCGAAAGAGAGGGATAGGGAATTATCTGGTGGACGGCGTGAGGGCTTTCTATGAGAGAGATGATGTGAGCCGAATCACAACAGGGAAAAAGCAGACAAtcactgttaaaaaaactaaaaagcaaAAGCGATTCCTTTTCCCACGTCCCACttcacaccggtga